One Babylonia areolata isolate BAREFJ2019XMU chromosome 27, ASM4173473v1, whole genome shotgun sequence DNA window includes the following coding sequences:
- the LOC143301214 gene encoding RNA-binding protein 1-like isoform X2, producing MSRHRDFSLDCKVYVGELGHGCAKQELEEKFSKYGTLKNVWVARRPAGFAFVEFEDPRDAEDAVQALDGTRINGRRARVEMSSGRSRSGGGRFGGPPQRSGPRYDDYRPLRRSPSPRRRRSSSRSPSPRFRRRSPSYGRYRSTSRSRSR from the exons ATGTCACGCCATCGAGATTTCTCTTTGGACTGCAAGGTGTATGTTGGTGAGCTGGGCCATGGTTGTGCAAAACAGGAACTGGAAGAAAAGTTCTCCAAGTATGGTACTCTGAAGAATGTGTGGGTTGCTAGGCGACCAGCTGGTTTTGCCTTTGTTGAATTTGAAGACCCACGAGACGCTGAGGATGCTGTGCAAGCTTTGGATGGAAC GCGCATCAATGGTCGTCGAGCCCGTGTGGAGATGTCCAGTGGTCGCAGCAGATCAGGAGGAGGTCGCTTCGGTGGACCTCCCCAACGCTCTGGCCCACGCTACGATGACTACCGCCCTTTGCGCAG ATCCCCCTCTCCCCGGAGACGCCGGTCTTCAAGTCGTTCACCATCCCCCAGGTTTCGACGACGGAGCCCCAGCTATGGTCGCTACCGCAGTACCAGTCGTAGTCGCAGCAGGTAA
- the LOC143301166 gene encoding uncharacterized protein LOC143301166 yields MANPGTRTTANKPEVYEIKMNDILVTKDPVYSHPAIQNGAYVGRQPNTYLPLAILLTIVNPVLGPIALVFSYLSNRAFKRGDLPYADKWSRYTFLSCMIIIVASLIIYIAIGFSLSKLDSHGGHSY; encoded by the exons ATGGCCAATCCAGGAACAAGGACCACTGCCAACAAGCCTGAAGTGTACGAAATCAAAATGAATGATATCCTGGTGACGAAAGATCCAGTCTACAGTCATCCGGCGATCCAAAATGGTGCCTATGTGGGCAGACAACCTAATACCTACCTCCCCTTAGCCATTCTCCTGACCATTGTTAATCCAGTGCTGGGGCCCATAGCTCTTGTCTTTTCCT ATCTGTCAAACCGAGCCTTTAAACGTGGTGACCTGCCCTACGCAGACAAGTGGAGTCGATATACCTTCCTAAGCTGCATGATCATCATCGTGGCTTCTCTCATCATATACATCGCCATCGGCTTTTCCCTCAGTAAGCTGGATTCTCATGGAGGGCATAGCTACTGA
- the LOC143301162 gene encoding uncharacterized protein LOC143301162 encodes MRTLDTQGHPCHIPVKEETGVLGAKRKHDEHADDPMDLGHAEQEQLAPKRQCREVFPDPEGDNGVVLSHRHLQQFFTSSQPSSFLDSIPDPIRHRPLPLASTQEDGDSEIYGCMKDAIGRVPPEGFSVNLTNGTPLHHPTTNPQEEGARMSGDKGVESINWMDMDGETYCPLVADMYVATAVTDREMILVGSSTSRHQTASTQWPM; translated from the exons ATGCGAACCCTTGACACTCAGGGTCACCCTTGCCACATCCCTGTGAAGGAGGAGACAGGCGTGTTGGGAGCAAAACGCAAGCACGATGAACATGCTGACGATCCTATGGACCTGGGCCATGCTGAACAG GAGCAGTTGGCACCAAAGCGTCAGTGCAGGGAGGTGTTCCCTGATCCGGAGGGGGACAACGGTGTGGTGCTGAGCCACAGGCATCTGCAGCAGTTCTTCACGTCCTCGCAGCCCTCCTCCTTCCTTGACTCCATCCCTGACCCTATCCGCCACCGTCCGCTTCCCCTTGCTTCCACCCAG GAGGATGGGGACAGTGAGATCTACGGATGTATGAAGGATGCGATTGGCAGAGTACCCCCAGAGGGCTTCTCTGTGAACCTGACGAATGGGACgccccttcaccaccccaccaccaacccccaggaGGAAGGTgccagaatg AGTGGAGACAAAGGGGTAGAGTCAATAAACTGGATGGACATGGACGGAGAGACCTACTGCCCCCTAGTGGCAGACATGTATGTGGCGACGGCCGTCACGGATCGGGAGATGATCCTTGTGGGCTCTTCCACATCCCGTCATCAGACTGCATCAACACAG tgGCCCATGTGA
- the LOC143301214 gene encoding RNA-binding protein 1-like isoform X1, which translates to MSRHRDFSLDCKVYVGELGHGCAKQELEEKFSKYGTLKNVWVARRPAGFAFVEFEDPRDAEDAVQALDGTRINGRRARVEMSSGRSRSGGGRFGGPPQRSGPRYDDYRPLRRSPSPRRRRSSSRSPSPRFRRRSPSYGRYRSTSRSRSRN; encoded by the exons ATGTCACGCCATCGAGATTTCTCTTTGGACTGCAAGGTGTATGTTGGTGAGCTGGGCCATGGTTGTGCAAAACAGGAACTGGAAGAAAAGTTCTCCAAGTATGGTACTCTGAAGAATGTGTGGGTTGCTAGGCGACCAGCTGGTTTTGCCTTTGTTGAATTTGAAGACCCACGAGACGCTGAGGATGCTGTGCAAGCTTTGGATGGAAC GCGCATCAATGGTCGTCGAGCCCGTGTGGAGATGTCCAGTGGTCGCAGCAGATCAGGAGGAGGTCGCTTCGGTGGACCTCCCCAACGCTCTGGCCCACGCTACGATGACTACCGCCCTTTGCGCAG ATCCCCCTCTCCCCGGAGACGCCGGTCTTCAAGTCGTTCACCATCCCCCAGGTTTCGACGACGGAGCCCCAGCTATGGTCGCTACCGCAGTACCAGTCGTAGTCGCAGCAG GAACTGA